In Epinephelus lanceolatus isolate andai-2023 chromosome 7, ASM4190304v1, whole genome shotgun sequence, the genomic stretch TCGAAGATTGGTGTGGTTTGAACAAGAAGGTTAGACATAGGGGAAGGATAGAGGATAAGGAGCCGCAATtgactggagaaaaaaaaagagaataagGCCTAAGCTGACAAATACTGATACTGCTCCCTTGAACCACAGTCAGTTCCTGTAAATGTACTGCAACTGTAATTTCTTTGTCACAGCACCTTTCACCAGTGCCACCTACACAGTATATTcaggaaatataaaaataatcagtGGCTCGATGGAAAATTAGCTTTAAGATTATTCTCTTGCTACCGTACGATGGACGACTGACTTATATGTTTTAGATGTAGCCTACATATTGCTATTAGCGACAGGAAATGTCAGCAGATTGAGGAAGTAGAATATCTCAGAGGTAGTGGTTTTTGAGGAAACACTACAGTCTTCATATTGTAACAGTGAAGAAGATTCTAATGTTTTTTACTTTAATCTTTTATCTTACATATGGGCgcactgtgttttgtattttcactCTACCATGATGATTAGCATACGGACGCCGAGAACAGTCATGCTTGCAATTTTTTCAATGCTGTTGTTTTAAAATCACAGGTTAATTATTtgttatctcaaaataatgagattgtcatgataaaagaaaagatcatttaatttcattatcttgagaaaattacatcatcacaaaaatgtaatttcctcTCATTAAAGCCAAGTCCTGATTCAACTCTGAGTTCCTTTTATTAGATGGGTGTGGCACATTTTGTCAAACTcatgtctcaattagacgcagGGTCCAGTTGCTCTTGGCACTGAAGCAGCTCCTTTCTTTAGATGTAACAAACCTATGCACCTGAGCTAGTTCTGAGGCGGTTGGATCGCACTTACGTATAACAATAAACTGATGTGAATATGGGCATGCGAGACATCGTTAGCAATCATTCCGTTCATTTTAAGGAAACCACTAAAGTTTACATTACGGGTATGATAAACAAGAGAGATGGAAAACATGGTGACTCCCTACCTCTGAGGTGGTCATAAAGTTGGAATATATGTCCGTTCCTCAGTTATTTATATTCCCATAGTTTATAAGTGTCCAaggttttaaacttttttttataaaaattaaTCCGAGTCGTGGATATTGTTATAAAAGGATTAAGGGaggtgttgtgttggtatgctGGGTGCTGTAAGCAAAATATCATTGACTTTTCTTctctttagccccttttacactgcctgttcaaggcgggaTGTCACGCCATTATTCAGCCCCGCCATTCTCTATAAAAGGAATGATTAAGGAACGGGgggcagagttgtctcgcctttaagcaaAAATAGAGGTAGTCACAGCACTGAATTGgcatctgtgtaaaagggacagcaggCAGAACAGGACGGGTACCATGTTTTGACAATGTGGAATGTGGGCGATCCAGCtccaggagatttaaaaagcagcaagcagcagttagcagctaactcaaagaaaaagaacagaagctTAAAATccgaacacattctcactccaaccttgtcacatatttatgtttggtcatggactttccccATCCACATACtgtacgacgtgcaaggtaccctgggtgcattggttgttgacgttctgggacactgtgtcaagttctgcctgctacatgcattgtcttctttcaaaatacacttccgttttcacaggaaatttacgtttacatacagtctctttcaaaataaatgcactatgtcgctacaacactgcaaactgacttttttttttctttcaacaacaaacacacgtgtttaggtttaggaaaaaagaacaggctttaTGAttttacgggacacaaacactgctctctcaggtgaaagacagtgtttgttggacccatccaccacccctctcgcCTGCCCCAGTAGGACTTTCGCCGCCTCAATTTTCATCTTTGTcgtgcatttccccctgacacttcTGGGCGGTGtcaaactataacagcaactggccacgtatcatgcagacattaaaggacacctttttttgttggtttctgttgCTGCAAGTcagacttcggagtgagacctggCTCAAATTGTCCGCATACTGGGAAAAGAATGAGGTCCGAGAGCTCATTACCcacagagcagaggacgagaaccacagccgccatataacaggggcGCTAAATCTCTGTTGTTGCCACATTATGTCATTATGTCATTACATGTCACAAAGCTAACGCTGTGGTGTAACATGTCATAgctgtcatgcctcttttgcttctgggatgctagcatgctgtctaaaatcagaAGGGAGAGGTCCCGTCTTTGCTGAGTTTAGTGAGAAAGAAATGAAAGGTCTGTCCCATATGTACACTAGCTGACTTTAGTAACTGAAGACATTAAAAGCCCAGGATGTTAACTGAAGGCTTCCTGTACTTTAAGTGTTTATCAGGCTACTTATAATGTTTACTGTGCACAACATCACTCCAGACAGACTGCAGATAGAACGGATACCTGCTGCCTTCAGATGTCTGGGTAAAGAGTCACCAAATTCTCCAGTATAGGTGTACCAGAGAACAAGAGCGTTGATCAGTAATGAATACTCTGATTTGACATTTTCAGCTCCAATCAGTTGCTACAGTTGTTAAGATGACATTTATGCATGCTGGCATGACACTCCAGATCTCTGATAAATATCATAAGTAGTCTAAAAAGAGGAAACAACCTTTTTTGTGATCTCAAGACAATAAATCTTGTTTTCTTGAGATAAGGAGAAAACTTGTTTCTTTCCTCATGACAACAGGTCAGTAACTTTGCTATCACAACATGACAAAGCTCTTTTTCACGAGATAACGCAGAAGCTATAACTTGACATAATGGCACTCACGAAAAATAATTGCCAGCACAACCATTACCTATATTTAAGCTGGAAGAAGATGTTACACTTGCCTTGAACATCCAGTATAACCATAGTTTTTCTCAGGAGGACCCCATCTGGATCAAAGACATCTACGGTGTATTGACCCGAATCATTCCCCACCACATTGCTGATCCTCAGTGTCCCGTTGTTGATGAAAAACTCCGTCCTGTTTTTGAAAGGCTCCTGTATTGTCACCTTGTCTCTCTTCACAGAGAACACATTTATGGGTCCAGTGGTAAGCTGTTTCCTACACTGCAGCAAATGGCCGCTGGCGCTGGTCATCACTTGGATGTACACAGATCCTCCAAGAGTAGCAGAGCACAGAGATGTGTTCTGCGTGGCATTACATATAGTGTCAGCAGCGGGAAGGaaagctataaaaaaaaaaacacaaactattaACCAAAAATCAGCTTTACAAGATCTCCTTTTGCTCAGTAgtctatttaatttttttctttaatgttaCCATGCGATACTCCAGCCAACATCACAAGAATAAGAACTGGCTCCATACTCCTCTGTGGCTCAAGAGAAATGATGAAGTAATCACTGTTAAAGCTACTAAAATTACACAGTGGTGATAAACCTCAAGCTGTCACGCATACTGACAGGGTGGAGGTCTAGCACAGCGGTTGAAAGCCAGGAAATGAGGTGAAGTGTTTCACTTCTCGTCTTTGGCAGCATGCTGCACAACAAAGGCAGAGTGCAACGACTACAGAGGCCGTTTAGAGAGAAAAATAGGGGCTTCAAGTCTTCAGGGTGCACAGCACACTGTAGAACATATAGCAAGGTTAACATGCTTTCATCTTATGTCTTTTTAGGCTGATTGTGTTACacgcacaacaacaacaacaacaaaaaagtgacACCCTATCTTAAGCTGCAGATGCTGCACCTTTTTGGATAATCCTCACTGAATGCTCAGAAAAACTGCAATATTCATcaccaaaatgttttgtttccctCAACTTCCATAAACATTTAAACTGGTCTGTCAGAAAATCAACTTTAAAGTGACTTTAATGTACCGTCCATAGCTTTTAGGAATCAGGTGTTTCCATAATTTAAGTCattataatacatttatttatagttGAATACATTTAAGTATGTGATTTAAAAGTAGCTCAGTCACATTGATATCACATGAAATTCACTTGTGTCAAAAACTGAGATGGCAGCCAATAAGATAGTTACATGTCAAAAGCTGACACCTCCCAGCAGCATCCCATACTACCACAAAAGGGGACTTGTGGCATAAATGTGTGATGCCAAAATTACTAACATagcagtggtatttgatgaatttggaatgagaacaggctggccATCTCACAAGCTAAGATTCACTTGATATAGCCCTCTAACTTTAGCTATCTTGTTAGCTGTCTATTAAATGTCTTTGTGTGCAGCAACTACACAACTAAAAGTGCAGACAGTCTTTTGGCTCACttggtttttaaatgtgttgtagtaGCCTCGCTGCAAAGAAACTGCACATTTCTATAGCATAATATATTGCTTTATATCAGAAAGTTATAAAGAGGTCATTAATCAGTTTCGAACAAACGTGTAGTTACTGTGCTTTGCTTTTGCgagacactgtggtgtgttGATATTAGCAAATACTTGCAGCATGTGaagaaatgtgattttttttcccgcTCTGTTGAAATCACATGTGTATATTAGCTAACATCCTTTGACTGGGATGACAGTTTCAACATGTTTCAACAACAACTGCCAAAGCagctttgatttttgttttgtctttttaaagtaGCTGCTTCTTCATGATCTGCTGGGGGAATGGAAGTGAGAATTAGTAGTGCATGCACATGTGGGTAAATGCAAAAGACAAATCAAACCATTTCGAGTTAGAAATAAGCAGACGACTTAAAATAAAGCAAGCGCGGTGGAGTAGTGGTTACGACTGTGACCTCATTGCAAGGTTCCCACCATTTGACTGCGgcccatctgtgtgtgagtttgcATAATGTCCACGTGTCAGTGTGGATTTTCTCAGGGTTCTCCAGCGCCCTCCAGGTTaggtgaattggtgactctaaattgccctcAGTTGTGAATgcgagtgtgaatggttgtttgtctctgtcagccctgtgatagtctaaCGACCTCTCGAGGGTGTACTCAACCCCTCACccaatatcagctgggataggcttgtTTCTGGAAACCTTAAGCTCATTTTAATTCAAAGATTTTACCAACACAAGTAATGGAGGTAGAATAAAACCCTCATTAGGGGGATCAGCAAACTGAATAATAACAAATAGGACGGTTGGTAAATAGAGCTAGAGTTTAAAATGAAATCTTTCATCACAGTGGTTTTctgaaaagtaaaatatttgtcCATTATTCTCCATCTGAAAATGTATAAATCAATAAGTAGAAGACACTGAGAAGTGGCATTTTAGTGAAAGAAATAAAGCTTGCAACAAATGTCACGAGAGGTAGTCTTCATTTATACTCATTATACAGTAGTTACAAATGCTTGCAGATGATTTCTCCTCGTCACCTTTTCGTCCATGTCAGATACAGTCATCTTGGAAGATGGAATCAACTCTTATTTTTCATCGCAGAATTTTCGATTAGCAGAACACCTGTTTTATTCATAATGGATACAAACCAGTTTAACAATTAATACtttcatttgacttttttttccatcaatcAGCTCTTCTAGAGAGACTGAACATAAACCTGCAGCTACAACTCAGTAACTGCAGTTGGATCTTGCAGACGACTGGATCCTTGTTTCACAAAAACTAAGAGTTTCATCAACAAACAGAACTATTCGTCATCCTTCAGGAGGGTCTCCTCTGAACTTTCTTCAGTCATGTACTTTCTATATCCTGTTGGACATAATTCTAGTGTTCAGTTTCCTGAAAAACGACCTGCTTTTGGACAGTTTCAGCTTCTTCTTCCAATCCTTGTCCTTTTTCTGGTAGACAGTGTCCCAGCTGTCCGCCTCCTCATCTCCTACCCAGGGCACCCAGGCACCTCCATTGAGGTGGGGGTCAGCCCGTAGGTCCTCTGATGGGTACCTTACTGGCACCGCAGTGCGATTATAGTACGCCAATCTAGCCAGGAGCTGTTTGACAACATCTGGTCTCTGCTCAGAAAGGTCAAAACGTTCATAGGGGTCTCCAGAGATGTTGAAAAGCCACACAGATTTCCGGGGTGCAGTGTGGCGCTCCAGGTTCCACCAGCTGCCGGGGAAACCTGGAAGCATCTGTGGGGGTGTCCAGTCTCCGTAGCCAGGGTCTCCTGTGAGGAGCTTCCAGTCTCCAGCTCGTATGGAAGCCTGAACAGCTGTATTCCAAATCCCATATCCTTTCTGCAGGGAGCCACTGCGTGCGTGGTTATACAGAGGGTCAATGTTGTGGAGGATCTCCAACCTGGGTGACTCCTTCCCCTCACTGATAGCTTCCCAAACATCATACCCATCCACCCCCTCAGTCAGGGAGTCATTGCCACCTGCTAATCCCACCAGTGTGGGGTACCAGTCTGTGATGTGCACCAGGGCTTTACtcaccctcctcttcttcctcaacAGAGGGCTGTGGACAAACCCCAGACCTCGGATGCCGCCTTCCCAGTAGGTGCCTTTACGTCCTCTGAGCGGCCAGTTACTGCCGCCAGATAAAGGCTGGCCACCATTGTCAGTAGAGAAGATGATGACGCTGTTCTGGTAGTAGCCATACTTGCGGAGAGCGTATGTTATATTATGTACAGCCTCATCTACAGCTGAGACCATAGCAGCATATTTCCTGCGTGCCACGTTTTCCAGCCCACGGTACGGGTAGATGTACTCTCGCGGAGACTGCAGGGGTGTGTGAACAGCTtggaaggagaggaagatgaaCAGCGGCTGGGACTGAGGATCGTGGGTTGCCAGGATCTTGCGGACTCTCTGTGTGTACAGATGGGTGGAGTATTTGCCCCTCTGACCCCAGGCGACCGACTCCCCCTCGTGGAGGTCGAAGCCACACCGGCCAGGCCCGTCACAGGAGTCGTAGGTGTAGTAGTTCACGCTGCCTGTTAATGAGCCAAAGTATGTATCGAAGCCACGGCGAGTGGGCAGGCACTCTTTCTTGTAGAAGCCCAGGTGCCACTTGCCGACCATGTGGGTGGAGTAGCCGAGCTCCTGCAGTCTCTGGGGGAGGGTGACCTGGTCAAAGGGCAGGCAGTTGGGCTGGCGGGGACGgatgatggagtgctgcaggcCAGTGTGAATTTGGTACCTGTGggtaaatgattaaaaaaactgtCAGCGGGACAAATGTGTTATCAATAATCAACATCTGACAGATGGTTAGATCATCACACATAGCAGAATGTGacaggaagagaagagaagaaagggACGGTGCTCCCATTTCCTCATTTAACTTCATGTGTGGTTAAGAAATGTTGACGACgtgaagacagacagaccacAAAGGAGATGTGAAAATGTCTGTTGCCTGCATGTTTTGCTCGGTTTATTGTCTGAAACTTGGGTGTGGGCATGTCCCCCGCATCCCACCCGGAATCTACACCTATGGATAtacaattcaaataaacaaagaaaatacacaGTACTACAAGACTTCTATGATAAGGGCCTTAATGTGACAGTAAGAAATCTGAATCATAATTTAATCTCATATCCAGGTTGATGCTAAAGGTTTTAAACGTTCATTTCCATTCAAAAGTTGCTTTTTCAGATGACAAAATTTGAGTTCAAATTTCAGTGGAATTTcaatggataaaaaaaaaagtaaataaaaataaacacatgtgaATACAAGGTTCTTTTATGACTTTGCAGCCAAAATGAATGATGCTCCTTTTATTTCATCATTAAAGTACTGTGCATGAAAACACACTTCCATTgcagttaaaggggaactacacccattttcaaaattcatgcatgttattcctatgctctaagacagtccaaaaaataTTAGTTAAAACAAACAATTCTCGCCCAAACTCAAAAcaagagtgctaaaactcaaattttgtGATGTCAATTATAATGTTTGAAGCTGTTCCATCGACAATGAACtgggaaagatgttctagatcagtgattcccaactggtccagtcaTGGGGGTCtaaatttctccttagtcattagtttaaggtccacacagtttaatgtattcagcgtcatacttgcgtttggccgtGTCATTgggctagtttgctgtctctgccaTGTAGCTATccctcactctacagcagggaacagcacttcaaagtaaaagctctgtgccagaaattcactgtacttcaaaataaagtgggtttttttacaaacttgacatgttcgcGAGTCATTTGTGGTCCGTTCAGAGTGGACTcaggacccaccagttgggaaacacCGTTcttgatgacactgagagcacccaggggaatgttctgagtatacgGATACATTTTCTGTTACAGAACTGAGAGCACTAcagtagaataaagctcatttgaatATAAAAAAGGAAGTAAGAATTCCGTGGTCCATAAAATCAGTCTCCtattcactgtctatggagcagctcctgATTTtgtacttgatgacatcacaagtttgagactgaCCTCTCTGGTTTTGGCTTtaagagagagtagctcatgttcacacatATTGATTTAACTTTCCTGGGCCATGGAAATAAGATATTGGAATTCaaaatttaggtggtgttcccctttaatttcCCCCCAAAACATGCCAGGACACACTCCAAAAGACATacaacatacaaaaatacatgcAAATGTCTTGTAGTTTACTGTAGTAGGCTATACATTTAATGATTTGATTTAATCAGTCAATTTTATAAACAACAAATTGTGCAAAAGTCCGAGGACAAACCAGTTACCTGCCGGTGATGAGCTGACTGCGGGACGGGGTGCAGATGGGCTGGATGTAGTAACTCTCCAGCTTCACTCCGTCCGCAGCCAGTTTATCCAGTGCCGGTGTCCTGATGTCAGAGCTGTGGTAGCCGATGTCGTTGAATCCCTGATCGTCCGTCATGATGAAAATGATGTGAGGAGGCTGCGGGACAGGAGAGCTGTCCACAAAACTTTGGTCGGGCTCGTTTTCCACCTGGTTAGGACTCATCATGTCCCAGGTCAGGTACCCGAGGCTGAGCAGGCTCATCATGGAGAACCCGGTTAGGGCTGTGGTTGCCATGGTTCCCGTGACACTTGGTC encodes the following:
- the LOC144463805 gene encoding uncharacterized protein LOC144463805, coding for MEPVLILVMLAGVSHAFLPAADTICNATQNTSLCSATLGGSVYIQVMTSASGHLLQCRKQLTTGPINVFSVKRDKVTIQEPFKNRTEFFINNGTLRISNVVGNDSGQYTVDVFDPDGVLLRKTMVILDVQENKWNILIPVYCGVGALLIVVVVVVVCCCVCQKVRRRKKSTSG
- the LOC117261252 gene encoding arylsulfatase I, which translates into the protein MATTALTGFSMMSLLSLGYLTWDMMSPNQVENEPDQSFVDSSPVPQPPHIIFIMTDDQGFNDIGYHSSDIRTPALDKLAADGVKLESYYIQPICTPSRSQLITGRYQIHTGLQHSIIRPRQPNCLPFDQVTLPQRLQELGYSTHMVGKWHLGFYKKECLPTRRGFDTYFGSLTGSVNYYTYDSCDGPGRCGFDLHEGESVAWGQRGKYSTHLYTQRVRKILATHDPQSQPLFIFLSFQAVHTPLQSPREYIYPYRGLENVARRKYAAMVSAVDEAVHNITYALRKYGYYQNSVIIFSTDNGGQPLSGGSNWPLRGRKGTYWEGGIRGLGFVHSPLLRKKRRVSKALVHITDWYPTLVGLAGGNDSLTEGVDGYDVWEAISEGKESPRLEILHNIDPLYNHARSGSLQKGYGIWNTAVQASIRAGDWKLLTGDPGYGDWTPPQMLPGFPGSWWNLERHTAPRKSVWLFNISGDPYERFDLSEQRPDVVKQLLARLAYYNRTAVPVRYPSEDLRADPHLNGGAWVPWVGDEEADSWDTVYQKKDKDWKKKLKLSKSRSFFRKLNTRIMSNRI